The nucleotide window caTTTGATTTTGCCactctttcaaatttattttttgaaccatgtaaaatatttacatggttcAAAAGTCTAAACTACATAAAAGGCATATTCCAAGAAATCCCATACCCATTTCAACTCCCTGTAGGTGACCATTTTAATTAGTTTCTGGTTTACcattcctgttttcatttttatttatttatttttttttgaaacagagtctcactctgttgcccaggctagagtgagtgccatggcgtcagcctagctcacagcaacctcaaactcctgagctcaagggatcctcctgtctcagcctcccgagtagctgggactacaggcatgcaccaccatgcctggctaattttttctgtatatatttttagctgtccatataatttctttctatttttttagtagagatggggtctcgctcttgctcaggctggtctcgaactcctgagctcaaacgatccgcccatctcggcctcccagagtgctaggattacaggcgtgagccaccgcgcccggcccctgtttttattttttaataagcatatgtgtctgtgagagtgtgtgtgtgtgtgtgtgtcctttgccCTCTGCTTCTTTCACATAATAATATATCctggaaataatttcatttttcattagagaatttcattctttttttatggctgcatgAGACTACTGTGTGGATATACTGTCGTTTATTTTTCCAATCTCCTGCTGATGGACATGTACGTTGTGCCCAATAGTTTTATATTACCAATTATGTTACAGTGAGTAACCCTGTGTGTATGTCGTTTCATATTTGTGAAGTAAATCTTACATGCAGGTTGCTGGGTCCCAGACAAGTCACAGAGTTTTGTAATTCCTTAGTAATCTGTTTCATTCAACAAGCAACAAACCACCTACTGCATACACAGCACTGTCCTAAGTGCTGGGGATATAGCattgaacaaaagaaaagatatcagagacaatagcaacaataaagaaatgaacaaaacaagaatATAATTTCAGGCTAGTAGAAATACTATGCAGCAAATTGAAATGGGCAAATGTGATGAAGAGTGCCTGGTGGTACTGAGTTACACTGGTGATCTCAAAGGCCTCTTGGAGGGAGACATTGGAGTCCAGATCCTAATGACAAGAAGCTAGCCATGGGAAAGTTTGGGGACAATCTTACAAATAGAAGAGTAAGTGCAAAGGGCTGGAGGCAGGCCACCCTTGGTTGGGAGCAGAGAGTAAGCCCCAGATAGAGAATGAGGGAGCAGTAGGTGGGGAAAGAGGGTGAAGAAGGAGCTGGGAGCCAGGTCTCGTTGAGTTTTATAAGATATACAAGGAGTCTTGATGTGACTGCAAGTGCAAAGGGAAATCATTTtagggttttaagcaggaatgtgatttgtattagaaattaaaaactcattctGCTGTGTGAATAGGCCGTAGGGGGGCAAgtgtagaagaaaatgtacagTCAAGAAGCTGTTGAAGGAGTTCAGGGAGAGATAGTGGCTTCTCCTAGGGACTAGcgatggagagggagagaagtgggCTGATGTAGGTAGGGTCTATTTTGAGGAGAGAttcaacaggatttgctgatatAGTTTAGCGTTTAATCCTTTCTTATGATTACAAACgaggaaaacagaaaaccaacaCGACAACCACTGTCAGAAATTTCATGTCACTTTACAAACTTTTGATTGTAAATGTTATAAAAGGTCACTTTTGAAAAACTGGGTGTGGGGGGGcacacaaaaaggaaattaaaatcaccCACAATCCCACCACCCAGAGATCACGAGTATTTACATGTTGGTGTATTGCTCTAGGACTTCTCCGCACGTGTACCATTATTTACTAAAGTGGCATCTTCGTGACTAGCGTTGCACTCTGCCTTTTGAGTTATCATCTTATTAGAACCTGCCCCTACCGCCAGCACTTTCGCTCAGGTAGTGTCACTTCTCGCCTGCGTATGTGCGGGGCCCCGAACAGCCCACTCTAAAATGCTAATCTGACCGGTTCACCGTCCCCTGTAAGGTCCCCTTCGGTTGGGCAATGGAGCAGGGTGCAGAGCAGTATTCCTAGGGGGCAGGGGGGACTACCCGACCCCGCCACCCTCCCTCGCCAAATCACCGCAGGGACCATTAGGGCCCAGGGGAAAGACAGGACTCGAACCCGACCGCTCACTTAAAGCCCTCACGTGAGCTCCCCAGGGGACCTCGGGGCAGCACCGCTTTGCGCAGGCGCGCTGGAAGTACCTGGCGCTCTAAGGGGTGGAGCTTCGTGAGGGAGTGCTGGTTGGCTAAGTAGCCCTGGGGTCTCTGGAAGCCCGTGGCAGGACTGGCTGGGCAGGAGCCAGTCACGAGCCCGTTGGAATCACAAGGGGCCTGTTTGTGCTGGCGCTCTGCGTAGCCCAAGTTGCGTCCCGCTCTAAAGGACTGAGCCTCGTTaggaaacctcagtttccccaggatCCAAGGGCGGCAGGGCCGGCTTGGCGGGAACTGACCACGCGCCTGGCAGCCTCGCCAGGGGCCTGCGCAGGCGCATGTGGGTGGGGTCATGCGCGAGGGGCGGTGCTTCTGGAGGGAGCCACAGTCTCTCAGCCGCCCGCCCAGAGGGCGGAGTCGAAGCGGAGCAGCGGCAGACATGCGGGATGCAGACGCTGACGCAGGTGGTACGGCGGGCGGCGCTGACGGCCACGGCTACCCCGGTGGCGGGGGCACGGCGGCAGCTGTGGCTGGTGGGGCTCCCCATGTCGCGCGGGCACCGCACGCCCCAGGTCCGGGCGGAGACGCAGTGCCTGCGGCCAGAAGGCCGGGAATCCAACCACACATATTGTATCCTACCCGAGGGCACAGGGTGGGGGCAGCCTGTGGCGGGGGAGGAGTACgctgagggagaaagaaaagagagccagggtggggggagcagggggaACCGGGGGCTGGGGTGTAGGGGTCCAGGGTGGTCGGGAAAGGGTAAGAAATAAAGAAGGGGACCAGGGGCGAAGTACAGGCCAAAGGTGGCCGGGGCTGGGtgaggggggaaggaaggagagcgGGGGAGGCAGGGGATGGCCTGGGATGCGTGGAAGCAGGACTCGGGGTGAGACTGGTTTAGGTGGCCTCAGAGAGGGATGGACAGCTTCAGAGGAGCAAGGAGGCCTGAGACACAGGCAAAGTCGGTATCAGATGGTGCCTTTATCAAACCTCCACCAGCGCCCTCAGCGTGCCTTTCCCGACCCCTTTGGAGGCAGAAATCGCTCATGGGTCCCTGGCTCCAGATGCGGAACCCCACCAAAGGGCGGTTGGGAAGGACCTTACAGTGAGTGGCTGTATCCTGGCCGTGTAAGTTCTACAAGGGACCGGAGTGAGGGGGGAGGCTGCAGGAGAGGGGGCCAGTCTCCACGGAAGGTCACTGTTGGGGATGTGCAGGCACCCCCGGGTTAGGTCTAAGGCTAGGGTTCCCAGCCCCCGGGCCGTGGACTGGTGGTAGTCTGTGGTCTGTGAAAATGAAAATCTGTTGGGTCATGTCATTCAGCATTAACTACTatcaacattttgaaatatttcctcagTTTTACAGttgtatttatgaaataaatgcgTAACAGTAATATAGAATGTATAATTTTTGCAAGTTTAGCATTAAAGGGACCAGGGCACGGAGCTATACTGCCCTCCATttccccgcacccccccccccccccccccccccccccccgtccatggaaaaattgtcttccatgaaaccggtccctggtgccaaaaaggttggggacccctggtcaAAGGGGCCAGTGTGGTGCACTGGGCACGTTTCTACCTAGGCACTCTGTAATAATGGGGCTCCAGAGGGTTTGGTGTAATGGACGCCTGAGGGGCGGAGCAAGGAAGGCTACCTccaacttgattttcttttttcctcactcTTAGCCGCTGGAAAGCTGAAGACTCTCGCCTGCTCCGAATTTCCATCATCAACTTTCTTGACCAGCTTTCCCTGGTGGTGCGGACCATGCAGCGCTTTGGGCCCCCTGTTTCTCGCTAAGCCTAGGGTGGGAAAAGGAGCCGAGGTCTGACCTTGTGTCTCCTAGGAAGTGCATCGTTCCTTAGGGCAATGATTCCCTACTACTTTAGTGTGGGGGCCTACGGTTTGCCTGTATCTGCGCTTGGGTGCTCAGGGTGTCCTTGTTTTGTTTGGTGCTTAAATGTTTGTTATGGCAGGAAATAAAACTGAGCTGCTATTCCAAGTCTTAGTTTCCTTTCAGCTGCAATGCCTCCACGTTTTCTCACCATTGCCCCTCAGGTTGCAGGGGAGGTTCTGGGACTCAGATATGCAAATAGTACAAGATAATTGAGGGCACtttaggaaatggaagaaaaggaaaatctattgGGTCTTGTCATTCAGCATTAACTGCTATTAacagtttgaaatatttcctcAGTTTTACAGttgtatttatgaaataaatgtgtaACAGTAATATATAATGTATGAAGTTTAGCATTAAAGTTTTTCCcgatttttaaaatctaacatgaggccgggcacggtggctcacacctgtaatcctagcactctgggaggccaaggtgggtggatagtttgagctcaggaattcgagaccaacctgagcaagaacaagaccccatctctactaaaaatagaaagaaattagctgaacaactaaaaatatatagaaaaaattagccaggcatggtggtgcgtgcccaagaggctgaggcaggagaatggcttgagcccaggagtttgaggttgctgtgagctaggctgacgccacagcactctagcccaggcaacagagtgagactctgtctcaaaataaaataaaataaaatctaacatgAACTTTCCTCTTTCTAAAAATTCTTCAGAAACATTGAATGGGTGCATAAAAGATGCATTATAATGTGATGGTTGAACATcttaattgtttccatttttttctgttactgattCAGTGGGATTCTGGTATTTAAGTCTTTGTATgaatgattatttccttaagagaGATTCCAAGACGTAGAATTACTGagttaaatatttactgtttactTATTTAAGGCAAGATTTGCTCTCCAAAAAGTGTATGCTCCCAGCAGAATGCTGGTTTCCTACATCTTTTCAGGGCCTGTTTcctgtcaaaataaaaaatctagtGCATGTGATAATAACAGGCAACCCAGAAACATTAGCGATTTTGTGGATTATCGGCCTCGTGAAGAAAAGTACTGGAACAATCGGCTATACAGCATTTAGGGGAAGGAGTCAGCtctttgtaaaatatgttttacCTTGCTAAAATCAGTCTCATGGCTCTCTTGTAGATGCCATTAGATTTTCTGCGTAGATGATACTGTTTGCTCAGAATAAAGGCAGCTGTGTCTCTTTCCAGTCTGGATACCTTCTAGTGATTAATTTCTCTCCTCATAATGGGTTGCATTTTCCTGCTTCTGTAGTTTTCGATTGGATGTGAGACATTGCCCCTTTTCCCTTGACTGCTGggtatttctgttttcctagacATGTCCATGAGTTGTGTTTTGGGATGctgttaagttacttggaaacagaTTGAGACTTTTCAGTCTTGAAGATGTACTGTGTGGGACCAGAACAGCTCTTAGGAGTGTAGGATTAATTTTCCCACactactgaggcaagacccttctgGGCGCCCTGGCTGATGCCTCCTGAATGAATGATGAGGTTCTCCACCCTGGCAGGTGGGGACAGCTGCCAGCCCCTATTATGCTTGAGTGCTGGGCAGAGTTACCTTTCATTTTCTCGGGGGTCGAGAGGTCCTTTCCCTGGCCTCGGGTAGTTCCCTCACACACTTGCTCATCGGTGGTCTGCTGGCTACTCAGGCAGGACCCTCTGTAGCTCTTCTCTCTGGTCTTCTGCCCTGCAAAGTGCAGCTGCCTGGACTCTGACCCATCTCCTAAAGTCCGGGTGTCCACCAGGCTCCACCAGGAAACTCTCTGCAGGCAGGAAGCTGGGCCAGTTGCAGGGCTTACCTCGTTTGTTTCCCAGCTCCCTCACTGCCTGGTAGCCAGCATCTCCAAAACCTGTGGTTCATGTCTGTTGTCTGGTTTTGTGGGGTATTCTGAGtacgtgtgtgttgggggtggtgtCAATTCAGTCCCTGTTACTCCATATGCCTGGACAGAGTCTATCTTTGCAGAAATTGGAGAGCTCTGGAGGGAGAGGGATGCTGTgcgtggtgatggtggtagtggtcTCCATGACCATCGTGAAGATGACGAGAGTGGTGATTGAATCTTGGCTGATGCAACATCTGATTGGCTATGGCAAGGACCTTACttgctttcctccctccctcttggtctttctctattttcctttctttcttgattGATATTTTTTAGACTTTATTGATAGATACTTGAGAATTTACAACACTCTCTGATTCCCCTCCTCACTGTCTTGTGCTTCTATTAGATTCTATCCATTTCTGAGGGATTCCCCCCCGAATAAAAATTgcctggtttctttttgtttggcttAGTTTCTGTAATCTCAcaatggtaatttattttttttatttttatttttttttttgagacagagtctcgctttgttgcccgggctagagtgagtgccatggcgtcagcctcgcccacagcaacctcaaactcctgggctcaagggatcctaccgcctcagcctccagagtagctggaactacaggcatgcgccaccatgcccggctaattttttctatatgtattttagttggccagataatttctttctatttttagtagagatggggtctcgctcttgctcaggctggtgtcgaactcctgacctcgagcgatccacctgcctcggcctcccagagtgctaggattacaggcgtgagccaccgcacctggcctcacaATGGTAATATTTTAAACCAGCTCATTTGTTGTCCTCTCTTGGGCTGGTTCTGTCTAGGCTGACTGCACAGCTGTCATCCTGGGACTTCCCTTTGTCCTTGATGAGAATCCCAATCCAGCATCACATATTTTCCTATTTACCATTTTACTcgttatttttctttacttgtgTATTTGGTGGTTTTTTTAACTCAGGCttattgaggtacaatttatATACTATAAACTTCCCCTTTGTTGGGTAGACAGATCTAGGGGTTTTGGCAAACGCATACCATCATGTAACCACCACAATCTACCATCTTGGCTCTATGGATGGACTGCTGAAGCTGGTGGCTTTAAATTCCAAGTTGGGTTGTGCTGTTCCTCTGTTCTAAACTGTGCAATGGGTTCCCCTGTTGTTCAGAGTCCAAGCCAAAGCCCTTACAGTGGCCTGCAAACCCCAAGCAATCTGGCCTGTttcctctctggcctcatctACTCTCACTCTACCCCTTACTCACCCTGATCCAGCCACACAGGCTCAAGACCCCTCACCTTTCTGAAACACACCAGGCCCACTCCTGCCTCATGGCCTTTGCACTGGCTTTTTCCTGTCTGGAACTCTCTTGCCCCGTGTTCCACCTGGCTCACTGAAATGTTAACCCTCCAGCAGTGCTTTCCTGGCCACCCTACTTAAAATTGCACCTTACCTCCCAACCTGCAGTACTTTACAGGTGTTGGGGGGTGAGACTTTGGTACATGCACCATGATGGGAGTTACAACCTGAACAGTAAGGAAGTTCAGGTTTCAAGGAGTTTGGGTGCAATcaaagccactggagggttttaaacAACAGTGTAGCGACACGATCCACCTTGTATCTTAACAGGATCTCTCTGCCTCAGATGCTGAGAATGGGCTGCAGGGAgccagggcagaagcagggagaccggCACCCAGGTGAGAGACGATGGCGCCCTGGATCTGGGTGGGGGCGGTGGCGGTGAGGAGCAGGGAATAGATTCTGTGTGTATCTTGAAGGTAGAACCACCAGGATCTGCTGACGGGCTGGATGTGGCCCTGCACCTCCTGAAATGCTCGGGACCCTGCAGTGAGTTGCCCTTTCTCACAGAACAGGAGTCCAGCTCATCCAGGGTCCCACGGGTCTGCCCATCTGTCCCAAAGACACAGCCACGCGCCGACTCCAGTTTCCCAACATTTAATTAGGAAAACACATTACAGGAGCAAAGGAAAACTCATGCAACTGAAGAGAGAATTGAGGTCTGGGACCATGAGACGGGGCCAGATCCCTCAGGGGAGGCAGAAGACACGGAGCAGTAAGGCACTGCCGCCTCGGCCCCTCGGGGCGGGCGCAGGACAGgacagctggggaggagggggtccAGGGCAAGTGCGGACCACGTGGGAAGTTTGGCAGTAGGGCGGGCAAAAGGAGCATCCCAGAGCCCCGGGTCAGGCCCCAGCTCAAGCCTGGTTATAGCCTTTCAGGTGCTCAGAGAGAAGGGCCCCGTAAGAACATACAGGATGTTTGAGGGGGACACTGTGGCCCAACCTGGCAGAGCCAGTGTGAGAATAGCTTTGGGTATATCACCTCCCTCCAAGTGCTGCTGGTACTGAGAACCCTGTCTCGGGACAGGGGCCAGCCATGGCAAGGGTGAAGTGCCAGAGGCTGGGCCAAGGCTGGTAATGTTACAAAGGAGCCAGAACAGGTGGCAGGGCCCAGGACAACTCAGGGGAGGAAGGTGAGTGAGGCTGGCAACATCCCATGGGGAGACACATATTTACAGACGGAGACCGACAAGTTCAATTCAATAAATAGGTGGTTGGGGGCATAAATAGCAAGGAGGGCAGGGCTATCCCAACACGTGGGcacagggcaggagggtgggggtaTTGCTGCTGCTGGGGTGAGGGCTTGGTCCTGTCACCTCCTCCCCTGCAGGGCCCAAAGCAAGGCACTAATGAAGGGGGCCCAGGTGTGCTGGGGCGTCTGGTCCTGAAAAACTCCCACACAACACCCAATCCGGGGCTCAGCTCAGCGGCCCAGGCTTGAGCCAGCCGCTCCGCTTGACAGGAGCGTGGCTGAGGACTGAGAAGCCCCCTCCTCACCGATGCCACCACCTTTAGCTGTTGCTGGACACCAGGCTGATGATCTGCTCCAGCTTCTGGCGCAACTTATGCTTTCGACAGGAGACATCGCGGTCCAGAGCAGTAAGAATCTGGGGGAGAAGGGTGCCCTGGAGCTGGGCTCTCGAGGAGGGGCCAGCTCCTCCGGTGCGAAGCCCCCACTTCCCAACCGGGCTCTTCCCTCCCACAcgcctcagcccctccctcctgcctggagACCCTGTGCTCAGCTGACCCCCTCACCTCTGAACAGACCCACCAGCTTCTGGATGCCAGGGCCCCTCCAACTACAGAACGCTCTTCTCCGCCTCTCCGCACCTGCAGTGCAGGCCCTCCCGAGAGTGGTCTAGACTCCCTGTTCAAGATCCCCTCTTCCCGCCTCACCTCCACCGCTTCCACCCATGCCTCTCCTGTGCAGAGTCCATGACCTCTGCCATACGCGGCCAGCATTCGCCGTCCTTGCCCAGCAGCAGCACCCGATGGAGCTGATCACTCCCTGCTCTTTGAACCTTGCAGGATGTCCCCAGGTACTCTTGggttccctcccacccctctgccggctcctcctcttccctccgaTCTCTGAGTGTCCCCAGCTCAGGGTTCAGTGTTTCCGCCCCCTCTCCCTCCATGCCCACTCTCAGCCTCCCCTGGTGAGCTCAGCCAGGCTCAGGGCTTTAAATGCCATCTGCTGACTCTCACGTGTATATTTCTAGCCGAGAATACATCCTGAAGTCCACACCTGTATGTCCCCCTGCCTACTGACATCTCCAATCACAAACCCTGCGGGCCCTAACAGTGGCTGGCCCTGCACGCCTCCTGGCCCAGGCCCATGTCCCTTGGCCCATCCCTTCCAGTGCTCAGGCCCCTTAACATTTGCCTGGTGGCTTCTCTCCTGAGTCCCTCAAATCTCAGCATCTACAGGGAGTATCACCTGTGGTGGCCCTGGGGCCTGTTCTGGGGAAGGACTGTGAACAATCCAAGAGATGGGCTCCATGTCCCTTCTGCCCCCTCTGCTTTGTCATTGGCTGTACCCTCAGGGCCAAGCAACTGGAGGTCTGTGGGGACAGCACGCACCTCCTGACGGTACTTGGTGACGTAGAAATAGAGCTCACTGAGTGCGCTTAGGACATTGAAGTCGCTGGCATGGAGGCGGGACTGCTCTACCAGGTAGGCATCCATGTCCTGGTCACTGATGGACGCCATCTTTGTAATGTCTCGGTAGTACCTGTTGGGACCCTGAGTAGGTCACTTGGGCAGATGTCACAAAAGCCAAAACCCCTGCCCTCACTGCCAGGCCAGCCTCAGAGAGGCAGCCCAGGGAGAGCAGCTCCTGCCTGTCACCCGCAGCAGGGCGGGACCCACCTCTCCACCCAGCTCTTGTAGTTGGGGATGTCCTTGGCATAGAGCAGCTTGTTAGAGGGCGAGTCCTTGCCCAGGCGGTGCTCAGATGTGGAGCAGGAGTCCATGAAGGTCTGGGCCACCACTGACAAGCAGGCGTCCGTGATGCTGTTCTTGTGGATGTCAAACACGAACTGAGGGTTCTTGATCACGTTCACCCAGAAGCGCAGGGGCAGGCTGGACAGGGGGGACACATCCGAGGCTCCCTAGTCAGCCCTGTGGGGCCCCTCCCGTGGGTGCTCCCCTTCACATCTTGTTCTTGCCTGCCCAGCTCACATCTTGTCCAGAGTTGGCGAGAGTGACAAGTTTAGGGTGAACAGCCTTTTCTCTACGTTTCTGCTGAACATCTGTCCTCAGCAGGTCTCAACCCCCTCTGCAGCTTCTACTGTCACCACTGTTACCACCTGGACCAAGCCACCAGCATCTCTACCCTGTGCAAGGCCCTGGAGGGCAAAGGGCCACATCTCAGTGCTGGCCCCACTACCACCATCCCACCTGCTCAGATGCCCAGCAGAGTCCACCTCCAGAACCCCACTCCATCAGTCACCCTCTTGGCTTGGTAGCACCAGCAGTGTcagccccaggccaggctgcCATCCTCTCCTGCCTAAGGACTACtgcagcccccgccccacagGCCCTGGGTCTTGGCAAAGCCATCAGCCTCTTCCACCCATCCACCCTCCCGGGGCCAGtagcagcccagcacagggcaATACCAGTTGCTCTTCCAGGTGTGGCGCACGTCAGGGTCGCTGATCTGGCGCTGGTCAGCCTGCTCGTCCAGGAAGTCGAACATGTACTTAATGGCCAGGGGCAGAGCTGAGCCTCGGTGGGCCGTGCTGAACACAGTCTCAAAGAGGTCATCCACGAACTTCTGCAATGTGCCCTgtggggaggtggcagagagGGCACAGGCTATGAGGGAGCCAGGTCAGGATGTCCCCAAAGCACGACAGATGGAGGCAGAAAGGCTTAGCAAAGAGCAGGGCATCCCTGCAGGGCCAGCCCCTCTGAGACAGACCCAGCCTTGACGTCAGGCTGGGAGTTCCTATAGCAAAGGCCCACAGGATCCGAAGAATCCAGTGCCCGCCCCCCCCTACTCTGGCAGGTCAGGCCAACCTCAAGGCCAAGCCCAGGGCCTGGCTAGAAGGCATCTATGCAGAGGCCAAGGTGGTGAGAGGCAGGCCCACACCTTGGTGGCCAGCAGTCGAGTCAGGTAGATCTCCGAGACCATCTTGCTGCCACGGTCCCCCTCTCGGTGGTCGGTGTGGTCATGGTTCTTCACCAGGTGCCACAGCTTGGTGCCTGTCTCCTGGTCAGGTGTGATCATGGGTGCCCTCGAGCGGAGGCTGTCCGGGCTGCTAGCTGTGCGGAGCAGGCTCTCTGGTGCAGAGGACAGGCGTGACCCTTAGGCCACTGGGGCCGCAGGCATCACCTTACCTCTTGCCAGCCTCCACTCTCCCCCAGGAGCTCAGCAGCCTGGGGGGAATCCATCTGTTCTTGCTGGCGCCCCCTAGGTCTGGACTCTACAGAACTGGAAACCTCCCAGAGGCGTAGCGGGGAAGGCTTCCAGAGCTGCTTGGACAGGGCGGTTCCCCAGGTGGGTTTACCCAGCCTTGAAGGGCACATGGCCACCATGCTGAGGACACCTACCGTAGCGGCTGAGGGAGCGGGTGAAGGTGAAGGAGTTGGCCATGTTATAGGCAGACACTTGTTTGGGCACCAGTGCCACCAAGGAACCATCTGTCACCTGGAGGTCCCAGAGACAGAAAGGGAACAGTGCAGGAAGCAAAAAAGCCAGCAGGCCACCACCCACCCAGACCGTGCAGTGTGTACATGGGTGGCACCTGAGGCCCCGTGAGTAGAGCTCATGAGTGCAAGGACAAGGGCAGAGAAGAGCCAGGGCCACTGCTCCTGTGTCTTGCTGTGGCTCAGGGCAGGGTCCCAGCTACCATGTGGCCCTAGGGGTGAATagtcccccagcccctcacctggtAGTGGGCCAGTGAGTTGACCCTCTTCCAGTCACACTCGATCTTGGTAGTGACATCCTCATCCTGGAGGATGATGCGGGCCATACGACCCTGGCGCCATTCTGTGGGCCACAGACAGCCCTTAAGGTCATGCCTGCTGTCCCCTGAGACCCTGGGCCCAGTCCTCCTAGAGAACTGAGCTCAGGTGGGGAGTGTGAGAGCCAGCTGAGGTTACATGACCACAGGCGCGGCAAGCCCCCTTGGAGGGTGCGAGCAGAGGccaggaggagagggcaggggcctCACCCAAGTCCATGTCCTCAGCTTTGGGGCGCTGGGAATATGGGATGCCCTTGTACACAGTGTCCAGGAGCTTGTCTTTGGCCTGGGTGATGCTGTCACAGTTGAGAACCTTCACTGGGACCTGGGCACTGCCCTCACTTTCTGGGCACACGCAGTGCAGGGTCTAAGGGTAGAGGACCCCAGAGTCAGTCCAGACCGGGCCTCTCCCCACGCCCAAGCCTCTTGCCCACCTGGCCCATGCTCACCAGCGTCTTATAGTCGATCTGCTGCCGGATGAGCTTGTCCTCGCTCAGGGAGTAGCGCGCCTCGCCTGTGATGGCATCGATGGGACCCTTCTCCATCTGCTGCTTGATGGCGCAGTACAGGAGGAAGAGCGGCTCCCCGGCACACTCCTGTAGCCAGGGTCAGGCACACAGCTTGCTGCCTGTCTGACAGCCAAGCCAGCTGCTCCTGACATCATCTCCCCTGCCACCCAGCCCGCCAAGCGCACCTTCAGAAACTTATGCAGCAGGAACGTGAACCAATTGGTAAGCATCTTCTCAGCCACTGACTCTGTCCTAGGGCAGGAGAAGCGTGCTGAGGCCCTGGCCTGGGAAGGGCGGGgtttggggagggggcggggcctggcagGGGCGAGGGGAACAGGGTGGTGTTGGGTACCTGCGCAGTAGCAGCTTTGGGTGGTTCTTGCTCTCAAGGTTTTTCTCTATGAGGTCCGCCAGCAGTTGCTTGAGCAGCCCTGTGGCATAGTCGAGCCGGCTCTGCAAGGCCACCATGGTGAGCGAGGCCACGGTACCACGGTCACGCATGGAGAAGCTGCTCTGGGCCTCTAGTGTGTGGATGAAGGTGAGCACGAAGGCGCGGCTGTGCAGCAGCTGCCCGAAGAGGCGCAGGGCCTTCTCCACGTTGGGTGGGGtctgtggggagcagggaggctcAGAGGGCAAGAATGGAGAACggggcgggtggggt belongs to Eulemur rufifrons isolate Redbay chromosome 30, OSU_ERuf_1, whole genome shotgun sequence and includes:
- the LAGE3 gene encoding EKC/KEOPS complex subunit LAGE3; translation: MRDADADAGGTAGGADGHGYPGGGGTAAAVAGGAPHVARAPHAPGPGGDAVPAARRPGIQPHIFALSVPFPTPLEAEIAHGSLAPDAEPHQRAVGKDLTVSGCILAVRWKAEDSRLLRISIINFLDQLSLVVRTMQRFGPPVSR